A single genomic interval of Thermoanaerobacter uzonensis DSM 18761 harbors:
- the pta gene encoding phosphate acetyltransferase, whose translation MAVMDSIIQKAKANKKRIVLPEGSEARTLKAAERVIKEGIADVVLLGKEEEIKEKAKGLDIAKAEIIDPEKSPLLQKYAEEYYNLRKNKGVTEEQAYQIMKDPMYYGCMMVKLDDVDGMVSGAIHATADVFRPAFQIVKTAPNVKVVSSAFIMEVPNCTYGSNGVFIFADCAINPNPNEEELAAIAIASAHTAKVLAGIEPRIAMLSFSTKGSANHELVDKVKNATKIAKELAPDLLIDGELQLDAAIVKEVGELKAPGSPVAGNANVLIFPDLQAGNIGYKLVQRLAKANAIGPISQGLAKPINDLSRGCSVEDIVNVIAITCVQAQGVQK comes from the coding sequence ATGGCAGTAATGGATAGTATCATACAAAAAGCTAAAGCTAATAAAAAAAGAATTGTGCTTCCTGAGGGAAGTGAAGCGCGGACTTTAAAAGCTGCCGAAAGAGTTATCAAAGAAGGTATTGCCGATGTGGTTTTATTAGGGAAGGAAGAAGAGATAAAAGAAAAAGCAAAGGGATTGGATATCGCGAAAGCAGAAATTATAGACCCTGAAAAGTCGCCTCTTTTGCAAAAATATGCTGAAGAATATTATAATTTGAGAAAAAACAAAGGAGTTACAGAAGAACAGGCATATCAAATTATGAAAGACCCTATGTACTATGGGTGCATGATGGTCAAATTAGACGATGTTGATGGTATGGTATCTGGGGCAATTCACGCTACTGCTGATGTTTTCAGACCGGCTTTTCAAATTGTAAAGACGGCTCCTAATGTGAAAGTAGTATCCAGTGCTTTTATTATGGAAGTGCCTAATTGTACTTATGGGAGTAATGGGGTATTTATTTTTGCTGATTGTGCGATAAACCCTAATCCTAATGAAGAGGAATTAGCAGCAATTGCCATTGCTTCTGCCCATACTGCAAAAGTCCTTGCTGGAATTGAGCCTAGAATTGCTATGCTGTCATTTTCTACTAAAGGAAGTGCAAACCATGAATTAGTAGATAAGGTGAAAAATGCGACAAAAATCGCAAAAGAATTGGCGCCTGATTTGCTAATTGATGGTGAGCTTCAATTAGATGCTGCGATTGTCAAAGAAGTAGGGGAGTTAAAGGCTCCAGGAAGTCCTGTAGCAGGAAATGCAAATGTGCTTATTTTCCCAGACTTGCAAGCTGGAAACATTGGATATAAGCTAGTGCAAAGACTTGCTAAAGCTAATGCTATCGGCCCAATTTCTCAAGGTCTTGCAAAACCTATCAATGACTTGTCAAGAGGTTGTAGTGTAGAAGATATTGTTAATGTTATAGCAATAACTTGTGTACAAGCTCAAGGGGTGCAAAAATAA
- a CDS encoding acetate kinase codes for MKILVMNCGSSSLKYQLLDMDNGKVLAKGLAERIGINDSLLTHQVEGKDKIKIQKDMKNHKEAIQIVLEALVDKEIGILKDMKEIDAVGHRVVHGGEFFTDSVLIDDEVIKKLEACIDLAPLHNPANIEGIKACQQIMPGVPMVAVFDTAFHQTMPDYAYIYPIPYEYYEKYRIRRYGFHGTSHKYVSLRAAEILNRPIEELKIITCHLGNGSSIAAVKGGKSIDTSMGFTPLEGLAMGTRSGNVDPSIITFLMEKEGLTAEQVIDILNKKSGVYGISGISNDFRDIENAAFKEGHKRAMLALKVFAYRVKKTIGSYTAAMGGVDVIVFTAGVGENGPEMREFILEDLEFLGFKLDKEKNKVRGKEEIISTEDSKVKVMVIPTNEEYMIAKDTEKLVKGLK; via the coding sequence ATGAAAATTTTAGTCATGAACTGTGGAAGTTCGTCATTAAAGTATCAATTATTGGATATGGATAATGGAAAAGTGTTAGCGAAAGGATTGGCGGAAAGAATAGGTATCAATGATTCTCTTTTAACTCATCAAGTAGAGGGCAAAGATAAAATAAAGATACAAAAAGATATGAAAAATCACAAAGAAGCTATACAAATTGTTTTAGAGGCTTTAGTAGATAAAGAAATCGGAATATTAAAGGATATGAAAGAAATAGATGCAGTAGGACATAGAGTCGTTCATGGTGGAGAGTTTTTTACTGATTCTGTATTGATTGACGATGAGGTGATTAAAAAATTAGAAGCATGTATTGACCTTGCACCTTTGCACAATCCTGCTAATATTGAGGGAATAAAAGCTTGTCAGCAGATAATGCCAGGGGTGCCAATGGTAGCAGTTTTTGATACGGCTTTCCATCAAACAATGCCAGATTATGCGTATATTTATCCCATTCCTTATGAATACTACGAGAAATACAGAATAAGAAGATATGGATTCCATGGGACATCCCATAAATATGTATCTTTAAGAGCTGCTGAAATATTAAATAGGCCTATTGAAGAGTTAAAAATTATTACTTGCCATTTAGGGAATGGGTCTAGTATCGCTGCGGTTAAAGGCGGTAAGTCGATAGATACAAGTATGGGATTTACTCCATTAGAAGGGCTGGCTATGGGTACAAGGTCTGGAAATGTTGATCCTTCAATTATAACTTTCTTAATGGAAAAAGAAGGCTTGACTGCAGAACAGGTTATAGATATACTTAATAAGAAATCAGGTGTGTACGGAATTTCAGGAATAAGTAATGACTTTAGAGATATAGAAAATGCAGCTTTTAAAGAAGGGCATAAAAGAGCTATGTTGGCATTAAAAGTTTTCGCTTATAGGGTGAAAAAGACAATAGGTTCTTATACAGCTGCTATGGGTGGTGTTGATGTAATTGTGTTTACTGCTGGAGTTGGAGAAAATGGACCAGAAATGAGAGAGTTTATTTTAGAGGATCTAGAGTTTTTAGGTTTTAAACTGGACAAAGAGAAGAATAAGGTAAGAGGAAAAGAGGAAATTATATCTACAGAAGATTCAAAAGTTAAAGTTATGGTTATTCCTACAAATGAAGAATATATGATTGCTAAGGATACTGAAAAATTGGTAAAAGGTTTAAAGTAG
- a CDS encoding YceD family protein, which translates to MKIDLLKIKGQLGRSVNIDYVEDIESIEFKGEEHKVVTPLHVKGTITAQKEGLLAELDMTGSINAVCDRCLDEFVYNLDLKLREYVEESVDEEVDDSFYENFDLTTFVVHFVILSLPMKFLCKEDCKGLCPVCGTNLNHQTCSCKRENIDPRLTVLSKLLQ; encoded by the coding sequence ATGAAAATCGATCTATTAAAAATCAAAGGACAGCTTGGCCGCAGCGTAAATATAGACTATGTAGAGGACATAGAGAGCATTGAATTTAAAGGGGAAGAACACAAAGTTGTAACTCCTCTACATGTAAAAGGTACTATTACCGCACAAAAAGAAGGGCTTTTGGCAGAACTTGATATGACAGGTAGTATAAATGCCGTCTGCGACAGGTGTTTGGATGAATTTGTTTATAATTTAGACCTTAAATTACGGGAATATGTAGAGGAGTCAGTAGACGAAGAAGTAGATGATAGTTTTTATGAAAATTTTGATTTAACTACTTTTGTAGTTCATTTTGTGATATTGTCATTGCCAATGAAATTTTTGTGCAAAGAAGATTGCAAAGGCCTGTGCCCTGTTTGCGGCACTAATTTAAACCACCAAACCTGTAGCTGCAAGCGGGAAAATATTGATCCGCGGCTTACCGTCCTTTCTAAACTACTGCAATAG
- the rpmF gene encoding 50S ribosomal protein L32: MPVPKRRTSKARRDTRRNNSYKIAAPAYVLCPRCHEPKLPHRVCPNCGYYKDREVIKVEE; this comes from the coding sequence ATGCCAGTTCCAAAGAGGAGGACATCAAAGGCGAGAAGAGATACTAGAAGGAATAATAGTTATAAAATAGCTGCACCGGCTTACGTGTTGTGTCCAAGATGTCATGAGCCTAAACTACCTCATAGAGTATGTCCAAACTGCGGCTATTACAAAGATAGAGAGGTAATAAAAGTAGAAGAGTAA
- the fapR gene encoding transcription factor FapR: protein MAVRMSKVERQRLLKEKINTNPFYTDDELAEMFGVSVQTIRLDRMELGIPEVRERIKSVAEENYQKVRTITGTEVVGELIDLELGKKGISIFEPTEDMVFVKTKIVKGQYIYSQAESLAMSVIDASAALIGVANIKYKFPVKVGDRLVAKAEVIRQRGNKYFVWVKIKVKDKEVFRGKFILVAIDEDFLKKRSDTVEISN, encoded by the coding sequence ATGGCTGTGCGAATGAGTAAAGTAGAAAGACAAAGACTTTTAAAAGAAAAAATAAATACTAACCCCTTTTATACTGATGACGAGTTAGCAGAAATGTTTGGAGTAAGTGTACAAACTATAAGACTTGACAGGATGGAATTAGGAATCCCTGAAGTTAGAGAGCGTATAAAAAGTGTTGCAGAAGAAAATTATCAAAAAGTGAGAACTATTACAGGTACTGAAGTAGTTGGAGAATTAATAGACTTAGAATTAGGAAAAAAGGGTATTTCGATTTTTGAGCCTACAGAGGATATGGTTTTTGTCAAGACAAAAATTGTGAAAGGGCAATACATTTATTCTCAAGCTGAGTCTTTAGCTATGTCTGTTATTGATGCCTCTGCTGCTTTAATTGGAGTTGCAAACATAAAGTACAAGTTTCCCGTTAAAGTAGGAGATAGACTTGTGGCGAAAGCCGAAGTGATACGTCAAAGAGGAAACAAATATTTTGTCTGGGTTAAGATAAAAGTTAAAGATAAGGAAGTATTCAGAGGTAAGTTCATTTTAGTAGCCATTGATGAGGATTTTCTAAAAAAAAGGAGTGACACTGTTGAGATTAGCAATTGA
- the plsX gene encoding phosphate acyltransferase PlsX encodes MRLAIDAMGGDHAPEEIIKGSLEALNYFRDMEIVLVGREEVLRGLQGKEERLKLVYASEVIENDEAPVTAVRRKKDSSMIVGLELLKKEEVDAFLSAGNTGALMAGALLNLGRIKGIERPALAPILPTLNGATVLLDAGSNTNCDAQNLVQFAVMGHVYAQKMFGIERPKVGLFNIGVEEEKGNEVVKKAFEELKKSKLNFIGNVEGRDIPYGVCEVVVCDGFVGNAILKSMEGIASVISQLLKEELTRNIFTKLGALLIMGGLKRITKKMDYTEYGGAPLLGIKKPVIKAHGNSKAKAIFNAIKQTKNFVDNDVLNHIKEEIESMGDELSV; translated from the coding sequence TTGAGATTAGCAATTGATGCTATGGGTGGTGACCATGCTCCAGAGGAGATAATTAAAGGCAGCTTAGAGGCACTAAATTATTTCCGAGATATGGAAATTGTCCTTGTTGGAAGAGAAGAAGTTTTACGTGGCCTCCAAGGAAAAGAGGAAAGGCTTAAGCTTGTTTATGCTTCAGAAGTTATTGAAAATGATGAAGCACCTGTTACGGCTGTTAGAAGGAAAAAGGATTCTTCAATGATAGTAGGTTTAGAACTTCTTAAAAAGGAAGAAGTGGATGCTTTTTTGTCAGCTGGCAATACAGGAGCTCTCATGGCAGGAGCATTGCTTAATTTAGGACGCATTAAAGGAATTGAGCGACCGGCTTTGGCTCCAATACTTCCTACTTTAAATGGGGCTACTGTGTTATTAGATGCAGGTTCTAATACTAATTGTGATGCTCAAAATTTGGTGCAATTTGCTGTCATGGGACATGTTTATGCACAAAAAATGTTTGGGATAGAAAGGCCAAAAGTAGGGCTTTTTAATATAGGAGTAGAAGAGGAAAAAGGTAATGAAGTAGTAAAAAAGGCTTTTGAAGAACTTAAAAAATCAAAACTAAATTTTATTGGGAATGTAGAAGGAAGAGATATTCCTTACGGCGTCTGTGAAGTTGTAGTCTGCGATGGGTTTGTGGGAAATGCGATATTAAAGTCTATGGAAGGAATTGCCTCTGTAATTTCTCAACTTTTAAAGGAAGAGTTGACACGAAATATTTTTACTAAACTGGGTGCTCTTTTGATAATGGGGGGACTAAAAAGAATAACTAAAAAAATGGATTACACCGAATACGGAGGAGCTCCTCTTTTAGGAATTAAAAAGCCAGTTATAAAAGCCCATGGCAACTCAAAAGCAAAAGCTATTTTTAATGCGATAAAACAAACTAAAAATTTTGTAGATAATGATGTTTTAAATCATATAAA